The following proteins are co-located in the Camelina sativa cultivar DH55 chromosome 12, Cs, whole genome shotgun sequence genome:
- the LOC104729362 gene encoding cinnamyl alcohol dehydrogenase 7-like, with product MAFLYLPFGSWMGKVLEKEAFGLAAKDESGVLSPFSFSRRDTGEKDVRFKVLFCGICHTDLCMAKNEWGFTTYPLVPGHEIVGVVTEVGAKVTKFNTGDKVGVGYMSRSCLSCDSCSDGEENYCPKMIPTSGGKDYDDTMTRGGYSDHMVCAEDFIIRIPDNLPLDGVAPLLCAGVTVYSAMKYHGFDKPGMHIGVVGLGGLGHVGVKFAKALGNKVTVVSTSERKREEAINRLGADAFLVSRDPKQMEDAVGTMDGIIDTASATHPLLPLLGLLKNKGKLVMVGAPAKPLELPVFPLIFGRKMVVGSMIGGIKEMQETVDLAGKHNITADIELISADYVNTAMERLAKGDVKYRFVIDVANTLKPTP from the exons ATGGCATTCCTCTATTTACCCTTTGGTTCCTGG atgGGAAAGGTTCTTGAGAAGGAGGCGTTTGGATTGGCCGCGAAAGACGAATCAGGAGTTCTCTCTCCTTTCAGTTTCTCTAGAAG GGATACGGGAGAAAAAGATGTAAGGTTCAAAGTGTTGTTCTGTGGAATTTGCCACACTGATTTATGTATGGCCAAAAACGAATGGGGCTTCACTACCTATCCTCTTGTCCCAGG GCATGAGATCGTGGGCGTGGTGACTGAAGTTGGAGCCAAAGTGACCAAATTCAACACTGGAGACAAAGTCGGAGTTGGCTACATGTCCCGCTCGTGCCTGTCATGTGACAGCTGCAGTGATGGGGAAGAGAATTACTGTCCAAAGATGATCCCAACATCCGGAGGCAAAGACTACGACGACACCATGACCCGTGGTGGTTACTCCGACCACATGGTGTGTGCTGAGGATTTCATTATCCGTATTCCTGACAATCTCCCATTGGATGGTGTCGCACCACTACTCTGTGCCGGAGTCACCGTCTACTCCGCAATGAAGTATCATGGGTTCGACAAGCCCGGTATGCACATTGGTGTGGTGGGACTAGGTGGTTTGGGTCATGTAGGAGTGAAATTTGCCAAGGCTTTGGGTAATAAAGTTACGGTTGTTAGTACTTCCGAGCGTAAGAGAGAGGAGGCGATCAATAGGCTTGGTGCAGATGCCTTCTTGGTGAGCCGTGACCCAAAACAAATGGAGGATGCAGTGGGGACTATGGATGGTATAATTGATACCGCATCTGCGACCCATCCGCTTCTTCCACTGCTTGGTCTGCTTAAAAATAAGGGAAAACTTGTTATGGTTGGTGCACCTGCCAAGCCACTTGAGCTTCCGGTGTTCCCTCTCATCTTCG GGAGGAAGATGGTGGTAGGAAGTATGATAGGAGGTATAAAGGAGATGCAAGAGACGGTGGACTTGGCTGGAAAACACAATATCACGGCAGATATTGAGCTTATCTCTGCGGATTATGTCAACACTGCCATGGAACGACTCGCTAAGGGTGACGTTAAGTACCGATTTGTGATTGATGTTGCCAATACGTTGAAGCCTACTCCTTAG
- the LOC104729363 gene encoding casein kinase II subunit beta-3-like — protein sequence MYKERSGGGGGSSRSEILGGAIDRKRINDALNKKLEKSSASNTTSRVLTSKDKDPFSFTSTSTAKSQLPDVESESDSEGSDVSGSEGDDTSWISWFCNLRGYSHLQDIVICSVDVIFSGETCPHSWIEKEAKKK from the exons ATGTACAAGGAACGtagtggaggaggaggtggttCGTCAAGATCGGAGATCCTCGGTGGAGCTATTGATCGGAAACGAATCAACGATGCACTCAATAAGAAACTAGAGAAATCTTCAGCTTCCAACACCACATCTAGGGTTCTCACTTCTAAAGACAAAGATCCCTTTTCATTCACATCTACCTCCACTGCTAAATCTCAGCTTCCCgatg TGGAATCTGAAAGTGATAGTGAAGGGTCTGATGTGAGTGGATCGGAAGGGGATGATACATCATGGATCTCTTGGTTTTGTAATTTGAGAG GGTATAGTCATTTGCAGGATATAGTCATTTGCAG TGTTGATGTGATTTTCTCAGGAGAAACTTGCCCTCACTCTTGGATTGAAAAGGAGGCAAAGaagaaatga